One window of Mediterraneibacter butyricigenes genomic DNA carries:
- a CDS encoding galactitol-1-phosphate 5-dehydrogenase, producing MQKMMYAANLHAPNDLRYEQVPIPELGAEDVLVKVSACGVCGSDIPRVLTQGTYHFPTIPGHEFGGTITEVGESVSKDIIGKRVAVIPLIPCRTCKFCEVGQFALCEHYDFLGSRNDGGFAEYVKVPEKNLVFVPDNVDEESVAFLEPISVALHVVSNNEVKVGEDVAVYGLGAIGIFVAQWAKAFGAAHVFAIDLDPKKVAVAKEMGLVDAICSAEEDAEAIIKEKTNGNGLDAVFEASGAGVVFNQAIALLKSGGRMGLVGRPTKSLEITNPTYEKILRGQITIKGTWSFEFKRLPHNAWDIALEALSSGKIKTAPIISHRLPLSKTYDAVKIMADHSEFFYKILIEPALDEK from the coding sequence ATGCAGAAAATGATGTACGCAGCTAACTTACATGCCCCTAATGATTTAAGATATGAGCAGGTTCCGATACCGGAACTTGGAGCAGAAGATGTTCTGGTAAAAGTATCTGCCTGTGGAGTATGCGGATCTGATATCCCGCGTGTTCTGACACAGGGAACTTATCACTTCCCGACCATTCCGGGACATGAATTTGGTGGCACAATCACTGAAGTTGGAGAAAGCGTATCTAAAGACATCATCGGTAAGAGAGTTGCAGTTATTCCGTTGATTCCATGCCGTACCTGTAAATTCTGTGAAGTTGGACAGTTTGCTCTGTGCGAGCATTATGATTTTCTGGGATCCAGAAATGATGGTGGTTTCGCTGAGTATGTAAAAGTACCGGAGAAGAACCTGGTATTCGTACCGGATAATGTAGATGAAGAATCTGTTGCATTCCTGGAGCCGATCTCTGTTGCACTCCATGTAGTATCCAACAACGAAGTAAAGGTTGGAGAAGACGTAGCTGTATACGGACTGGGAGCAATCGGTATCTTCGTAGCACAGTGGGCAAAGGCATTTGGAGCAGCTCATGTATTCGCAATCGATCTGGATCCGAAGAAAGTTGCAGTTGCAAAGGAAATGGGTCTGGTAGATGCAATCTGCAGTGCTGAAGAAGATGCAGAAGCAATTATTAAAGAAAAGACAAACGGCAATGGACTGGACGCTGTATTCGAGGCATCCGGAGCAGGTGTTGTATTCAATCAGGCAATCGCACTGTTAAAGAGCGGCGGACGTATGGGACTGGTAGGAAGACCGACAAAATCTCTGGAAATCACCAACCCGACATACGAGAAAATCCTTCGTGGACAGATCACCATCAAAGGTACATGGAGTTTCGAATTCAAGAGACTTCCACACAACGCATGGGATATCGCTCTTGAAGCACTGAGCAGCGGAAAGATCAAGACAGCACCGATCATTTCCCACAGACTGCCGCTGTCTAAGACATATGATGCAGTGAAGATCATGGCAGATCATTCGGAATTCTTCTACAAGATTCTGATCGAGCCAGCTCTGGATGAGAAATAG
- the hxlB gene encoding 6-phospho-3-hexuloisomerase: MDFTQAKQTVLSELQGVFDTVDEKQVVELTEMICSAEKVFVVGVGRVLLMLQAFTKRLNHLGIEANFVGAIDEPAITDKDLLIVGSGSGESAVPVAIVKIAKKYNAKIAHIGSNANSSMTPYEDLFVRIPCSTKLDLPDEIKSNQVMSSLFEQSLLLLGDMIALLIVDKEGITDLHSLWRKHANLE; encoded by the coding sequence ATGGATTTTACACAGGCAAAACAGACCGTTTTAAGCGAACTTCAGGGCGTGTTTGATACAGTAGATGAAAAACAGGTAGTAGAGCTGACAGAGATGATCTGTAGCGCCGAAAAGGTATTCGTAGTTGGCGTGGGAAGAGTGCTTCTGATGCTTCAGGCTTTCACAAAGAGACTGAACCATCTTGGAATCGAGGCAAACTTTGTTGGTGCTATCGATGAGCCTGCAATCACAGACAAAGACCTTCTGATCGTTGGATCAGGATCCGGAGAAAGTGCAGTTCCGGTTGCTATCGTTAAGATTGCAAAGAAATATAATGCAAAGATCGCGCATATCGGATCCAATGCAAACAGCAGTATGACTCCTTACGAAGATCTGTTCGTAAGAATCCCATGCAGCACCAAACTGGATCTTCCGGATGAGATAAAATCAAACCAGGTAATGAGCAGCTTGTTTGAGCAGAGTCTGCTTCTTCTCGGAGATATGATCGCACTGTTGATCGTAGACAAAGAAGGAATTACAGACTTACACAGCCTCTGGAGAAAGCACGCAAACCTGGAATAA
- a CDS encoding galactitol-1-phosphate 5-dehydrogenase: MKAMVLHAINDFRCEEIETPTPKGDEILVKIGACGICGSDIPRVYELGTRVYPVVTGHEFSGEVVAVGNEKDKDVIGKKVAVFPLIPCRNCDPCEIGNYCQCQNYGYLGSRNNGGFAQYCLVPSRWHLVEAQNQDINLEELCMTEPACVAQHALRRGGVNAGQTVLIFGAGPIGIMMARWAKIFGAKEVALVDIDDVKVKFAEDRGFTVINSIKEDVVARVNEMTNGRGMDVVVEGTGSSAGLNNAIQCTRIGGNLVWMGNPHTDTKIELANHSLILRKELNMLGIWNSSYSETPINEWKYTVQMISEGKLEVGDLITHKAGIEGMKKLFDQIHDHEIVICKAIYSAALDNE; the protein is encoded by the coding sequence ATGAAAGCAATGGTATTACACGCAATTAATGATTTCAGATGTGAAGAGATTGAGACACCAACACCGAAGGGTGATGAGATTCTTGTAAAAATCGGTGCCTGTGGAATTTGTGGTTCCGATATTCCGCGTGTATACGAATTGGGAACAAGAGTATATCCGGTAGTAACAGGACATGAATTTTCCGGAGAAGTTGTAGCAGTAGGTAACGAGAAAGACAAAGATGTGATCGGTAAGAAAGTTGCTGTATTCCCGTTGATTCCATGCCGCAATTGTGACCCATGTGAAATTGGAAATTACTGCCAGTGCCAGAACTATGGATACTTAGGATCCCGTAACAACGGTGGATTCGCTCAGTATTGTCTGGTACCGTCCCGTTGGCACCTTGTAGAAGCTCAGAATCAGGATATCAACCTGGAAGAGCTGTGTATGACAGAGCCGGCCTGTGTTGCTCAGCATGCACTGAGAAGAGGTGGAGTAAATGCAGGACAGACTGTATTGATCTTCGGAGCAGGCCCGATCGGTATTATGATGGCAAGATGGGCAAAAATCTTTGGAGCAAAAGAAGTTGCACTGGTAGATATTGATGATGTAAAAGTAAAATTTGCAGAAGATAGAGGATTTACTGTAATCAACAGTATCAAAGAAGATGTAGTAGCACGTGTCAATGAAATGACAAACGGACGTGGAATGGACGTTGTTGTAGAAGGAACAGGAAGCTCTGCAGGATTGAACAATGCAATCCAGTGTACAAGAATCGGTGGAAATCTTGTATGGATGGGTAACCCGCATACTGATACAAAGATCGAACTGGCAAACCACAGCCTGATCCTGAGAAAAGAACTGAACATGCTTGGAATCTGGAACTCCAGCTATTCTGAGACACCGATCAATGAGTGGAAATACACGGTACAGATGATCAGTGAAGGAAAACTGGAGGTAGGTGACCTGATCACACACAAGGCTGGTATCGAGGGAATGAAGAAACTCTTCGATCAGATCCACGATCACGAGATCGTTATCTGTAAAGCAATTTACAGTGCTGCTCTTGACAACGAGTAA
- a CDS encoding PTS sugar transporter subunit IIB, whose product MENLLLVRVDDRLIHGQVMTAWMKTLRADEIIVVDDRVAKDDFMLFVLQNAAPKGVKVVALSEDDAVAKLQEGLKVPSYILCKSPLSLRKIVDAGIDIKAVNIGGMGKNAERTTLYKNVSASPEERQCIKDFQAKGIDVAIQIIPAEKRYELKDI is encoded by the coding sequence ATGGAAAATTTATTGTTGGTAAGAGTAGACGATCGTTTGATCCATGGACAGGTTATGACAGCCTGGATGAAGACACTGCGTGCAGACGAGATCATCGTTGTTGATGACAGAGTTGCAAAAGACGACTTTATGTTGTTTGTTCTTCAGAATGCTGCTCCGAAGGGAGTAAAGGTAGTTGCTTTATCTGAAGATGATGCAGTAGCTAAACTTCAGGAAGGACTGAAAGTTCCGAGTTATATCCTTTGCAAATCCCCACTGAGCCTGAGAAAGATTGTCGATGCTGGAATCGACATCAAGGCAGTCAACATCGGAGGAATGGGAAAGAACGCAGAGCGTACCACTCTTTATAAGAATGTATCTGCTTCTCCGGAAGAGCGTCAGTGCATTAAAGATTTCCAGGCAAAGGGAATCGATGTTGCAATTCAGATCATTCCGGCTGAAAAGCGCTACGAACTGAAAGACATCTAA
- a CDS encoding PTS sugar transporter subunit IIA yields MIGIVIASHGEFCVGLKGTTEMFTGEIENCEVAPLRPGVSAEEYDEILEAAIDKVDDGNGVIVLTDLKGGTPYNRSAGLVFKGKNIKVATGMNLPMLMSIVFDDRSNGKIDEIFDNALNEAGNGIDQIAIG; encoded by the coding sequence ATGATAGGAATTGTGATTGCAAGTCATGGGGAATTTTGCGTTGGTTTAAAAGGAACAACGGAGATGTTTACCGGAGAGATCGAGAACTGTGAAGTAGCTCCTCTTCGTCCCGGCGTATCTGCAGAAGAATATGACGAAATTCTGGAAGCTGCCATCGATAAGGTAGATGACGGAAATGGTGTGATCGTTCTGACAGACTTAAAGGGTGGTACTCCTTACAACAGAAGTGCCGGATTGGTATTTAAAGGAAAAAATATCAAAGTTGCAACAGGAATGAATCTTCCAATGTTGATGAGCATTGTATTCGATGACAGAAGCAATGGAAAGATTGATGAGATTTTTGACAATGCACTGAATGAGGCCGGCAACGGAATCGATCAGATTGCAATTGGTTAA
- a CDS encoding PTS system mannose/fructose/sorbose family transporter subunit IID: MAELKKQLDKKTLVKAWALTYSSETCYNYERLQALGNTNQMITVVRKLYDTEEEQVEALKKYMVFFNTEPSWMGTVIHGITISMEEQIANGAEITGEDVNALRTGLMGPMAGIGDTISQAVCYPILAGICCSFALDGNYAGPIMFEIVYKVLMILFGYNCFMLGYKQGRSAIVQLLQSGVIDRITEAFSIVGLIVVGNMAYSRVTVSCPLKFMSGNVEVVVQDMFDTLLPGVIPLVITMLVWWMIGKKKMNPTVVIGIIFVFGIVCSLLGILGQTAA, from the coding sequence ATGGCAGAATTGAAGAAACAGCTTGACAAAAAGACCCTCGTGAAAGCTTGGGCACTTACTTATTCAAGTGAGACATGTTACAACTACGAACGTCTTCAGGCTCTTGGTAACACAAACCAGATGATCACAGTTGTTAGAAAACTGTATGATACTGAAGAGGAACAGGTTGAAGCACTGAAGAAATACATGGTATTCTTCAACACAGAGCCGTCATGGATGGGTACTGTTATCCACGGTATTACAATCTCCATGGAAGAGCAGATCGCTAACGGCGCTGAAATCACAGGTGAAGACGTCAACGCTCTGAGAACTGGTCTGATGGGACCTATGGCTGGTATCGGTGATACAATTTCTCAGGCAGTATGTTACCCGATCTTGGCAGGTATCTGCTGTAGTTTCGCTCTTGATGGAAACTATGCAGGACCAATCATGTTTGAAATTGTTTACAAAGTACTTATGATCCTGTTTGGATATAACTGCTTTATGCTGGGTTACAAACAGGGACGTTCCGCTATCGTACAGCTTCTGCAGAGTGGTGTGATCGATCGTATCACAGAAGCATTCTCTATTGTAGGTTTGATCGTAGTCGGAAACATGGCATATTCACGAGTTACGGTTTCTTGTCCGCTTAAGTTTATGTCAGGTAATGTAGAAGTAGTTGTACAGGATATGTTCGATACACTGCTTCCTGGTGTCATTCCGCTTGTTATCACCATGTTAGTATGGTGGATGATCGGAAAGAAGAAGATGAACCCAACAGTAGTAATCGGTATTATCTTTGTATTTGGTATCGTATGCTCACTGCTTGGAATTCTTGGTCAGACAGCAGCATAA
- a CDS encoding PTS mannose/fructose/sorbose/N-acetylgalactosamine transporter subunit IIC, whose translation MIYLQALLIALLAIGSQWWFCHLVTRTWLYPIWSGFLTGVILGEPLVGMQAAAYIQLTYLGWITAGGSMPGNLMVAGIFGTALTVLSGADPTMATTFAVTLSLVGILINQAYMTINALWVHQADKFLEKGNIKMVRLMNYLPSFLTAAVLYGIPAFLMVVLGASWAESALSAVPQWLIDALNLVGSIMPALGIAMLLNYIGKKKLIAFFFVGYFATVYLGLDTMSLFVFGTCIAVIMYFFGAGKEEA comes from the coding sequence ATGATTTACTTGCAGGCGTTATTAATCGCGCTTCTGGCTATCGGCAGCCAGTGGTGGTTCTGCCACCTTGTTACCAGGACATGGCTTTATCCTATCTGGTCAGGTTTCCTGACAGGTGTCATCCTGGGAGAACCTTTGGTAGGTATGCAGGCAGCTGCATACATTCAGCTGACCTATCTTGGATGGATTACAGCTGGAGGATCTATGCCGGGTAACCTGATGGTTGCAGGTATCTTCGGTACAGCACTTACCGTACTGTCTGGTGCTGATCCGACAATGGCAACAACATTTGCCGTAACACTGTCACTTGTAGGTATCCTGATTAACCAGGCTTACATGACAATCAATGCTCTCTGGGTACACCAGGCTGATAAGTTCCTTGAAAAAGGAAATATCAAAATGGTACGTTTGATGAACTACTTACCATCATTCTTAACCGCAGCAGTTCTTTATGGAATTCCTGCATTCCTGATGGTTGTTCTTGGAGCAAGCTGGGCTGAGAGTGCTCTGAGTGCAGTTCCACAGTGGCTGATCGATGCTTTGAACCTTGTAGGTTCCATCATGCCGGCATTAGGTATTGCAATGCTGTTGAACTACATCGGAAAGAAAAAGCTTATTGCTTTCTTCTTCGTAGGTTACTTTGCTACTGTATACCTTGGACTGGATACAATGTCCTTGTTCGTATTCGGTACATGTATCGCAGTAATTATGTACTTCTTTGGAGCAGGAAAGGAGGAAGCATAA
- a CDS encoding HPr family phosphocarrier protein — protein MKEVEFTVTNRMGIHIRVAAQMKELLENYQSSVTFIKEDERIDARDPFQILTAALMQGTELKIQAEGADEKEALDSVLALIRSQKD, from the coding sequence ATGAAAGAAGTTGAATTTACTGTTACAAACCGAATGGGAATCCACATTCGGGTAGCTGCTCAAATGAAAGAACTTCTGGAGAACTACCAAAGTTCTGTAACATTCATCAAAGAAGATGAAAGAATTGATGCCAGAGATCCATTTCAGATTCTGACTGCAGCACTGATGCAGGGAACAGAACTGAAGATCCAGGCAGAGGGAGCCGATGAAAAAGAAGCTCTCGACAGCGTATTGGCGCTGATCCGTTCACAGAAAGACTGA